The stretch of DNA cctcgaaaGCGGTCGCCTCCGCTGCTGCTCCCAACGACTGACGCGCACCCACGTCCGCtccgtcttcccctttccttccgtCTGTTCTGAGGCACATCTCCGGCATTTcccgccgcgcgtctccgcgtcttcgccgccgactcgtggcgaggaaagccAGCACATGCATGAGTTGCGGTGCGGACAGGACCGGGCTGCTGCCGTGGATTCGCACACCCCCTGCGGGTTTCGcctgcgcagaagagaggaaaacgcgaaagaacGCTTCCCAGAAccgcggcgcgtctcgcaCCGGACTGGAGAGAACCAAGTCCCCGCACAGGAGCACAGACTCCGGGAAGTTGGGAAGAAGCGCCAGCTGGGTGCCGAGTCGCGCGACGATCTCCCGCATCAGCGGCGCGACTGTGGGCGGCGGAgcgcacgcgagaggcgcgggacTTCGCCCTGAAGCCACGGACGCGGAACAGAGGACCACCTTTTCCGTCCACCGcacgagggcggcgaggagaagaaggaggtccgagggcgagaaaacggagagatTGTCGAGAAGAAACTGGAGGTCGTCGTCAACTGCCTGTGGCGTGTCCCAgtctccgctctctgtctcccccttctcgctctccatCTCGGTCtgcttccctcgcttcgctgCGCAGCAGCCCGCCCCTGTGTCACCTGTCGCGATGGTCTGCAGCCGCTCGAGCAGCGACTGCGCGCGGCTCTTCACCTGGctcggcgacagcggcgaaaGGCCGAACggccgcagagacgcgaaccGACGGGGAAacagggcgagagagcgcgccgaggaagacgtggaagGAGCGGAGCACGACGcggcaggagaaagagaagagagctcGGCTCGGCCCCCGCgacgagggggagagagagaaccctCAGTGACACGAGACGGGGGAAAGGCAAGAAGCGACTGAcgagccgagagacgcgacactAAGTCTGCTGAAGCCGGCGCGAGGAAcgacgaagggaaggaggagCAAATCGAgccggaggaaggagacgcgatGGGCGGATGCGACACGGCTTGGAAACTatgagaagagaacgaagaagggtTGCCTGACAAAACCCACGCGTCGAGGCGTCGGGTTCCGAGACGTGGGCGACAGCCAGGTGGCCGCTTTGCAGTTTGCGAGTGCCCGGCGCATCCTCGCatctccagagacagcgctGGGACGGCCCGGATGGACACTCTTCCCtcgcagaaaggcgaggagagagaagggttCCTGTGCATCCTTCAGGGCGCCCGGTCGCGAGCTCACTGGTTTCCTTTGAcgtggaggaaagaggaaagaaagagaagacgacgtcTTTTTCAAACATTTCCGgggagcgaagaacggagTCCCTGTCCTTTCCAACCTCGCGCGGGGGAGAGGTGCGCGTACACCCCACTCAGTTGAAAACCATGTCTGTGTGCTCCTCGTGCAGTAGCCATGGCGTTGTAGGGACGCGGGGGGGTGGGGAACTAAGGAGCACAGATAAGTTCCTCCAGTTGCATGAAAAAGCGGCTGCAATCGCGATAAACTTACATCTCATTCGACAGCTGCGTCGCGTATATCCACCGCATTCCGCGGACGGGAATGCCGGTCTCTcgggggcgaaggcgaccaCACGAGGTAATTACGCGCTTCAACTGAGAGAGGGCTTTAAGCGTGCACGTCTCAGTCCTAAAGTTCTGCGTTCGTACTTTTCTCAGCCACCCGCAGGAGAGTGGAGAGATCAACAACGCAGCGCGATTTTCGACGCGGAAAATGCGCAGAACGCGTTaacgacgaggcggagacgctgttgaaggcgaagaagggataCTACGAGAGGTATATACGAGAGGTAAATGAGAGGCATGGGtagcagaaaaagaaaggaatgGAAGAACTGGATCCTATCTGTTTCGTGGAAGAAAGGTGCCAGGAGAAAATATCCCGTTGCTGGAATCACGAATCGTGTCGCGTCGGTGGGGTCAAAATTGAAGGCtggacgaaaacggaaacacaAAGACAACTTTGGAGCTTAGCAGTTAACCGTACTGGTTTCCGGAACCTTCACGTTCTCCGCCGGTCGTAGAACAAGGAAGAGGGCTTTGAAAAATTCACCGAGCGTCGGTCTCAGCGatccagagacagagagacagacgcgaaAGGCGTCACCTCGGCGCTCCCAGGTCAGCGTTCTCTTGCCTTTGTAACCTGCATTTGTGCCGGGGAAGATTTTTCCTAGACGGTGTTTCCGTCAAGGCCTCTCTTAAGAAGAATTCCATgaagaaaagacacgagAACGGGGAAACCGGAGCGAAGTGTCGAGTGACGGGCGCGGGTGCTGTCCTGCCGTGTATCGTTGACGCATGCGCTCGCTTCGCGGTCTCGAGCTTGGAAAGCGGCTGCTCTAGTTCCTCGTTtgcggagggagagagaaatgcgGATCTGCTGAGTTAAGCATGAGACAAACGAGgcaaaaaaaacagagaccgCGGGACTCTTTATGCCCCTGGTAATGAGAGACGGACTTCCAGGGCCCTGTctcgagcgagagagagactcaccggaggaaggagacaccgcgtACCTTGTAGGGACCGGCCGTATCGCAAAGTCTGAGGGATACTCGACAAAAAAAATTCGAGTGCGGGAACTGATTCCTTTTGAAAGTGCGCCATTTAGAAAAGGTACCGAGGAAGCTTTCCAGAAGCacgaagaacaagaaggaaagggtCTGGAGAGGACACACGCAGTGTATAGTCTTTGGtcaagacagagaagtgCGCGAAGCGCAAGATGCGCCTGCTTTGCCGTCGCGCTCTTTGCGGACACACTGTCCGCCGGAGGGAACATCTTGATGGACGGTAAGCGCGACCGCGCAGTCCAGCTCTGCAAGTAAATATACGTGCGTCTGGACCGGAATCGAAAGGCCAACCTAATCGATAGATAAATATAAATGGAAAATGGGTTGAAGGGGGCGGGATGAAGGAAGGCATAGCCTCCGTCCCTTCCACTTGTGTGTAtcaacacagagagagagggtgcCCAAAGAAGAACCACTCTTTCTGACACCGTGCTTTCCCGAGTCTGGACTACAATCGTAACTCTCTCTCACGGTAGATGTGCTGATCCGTCGTTAACAAAAGCAAAGTTGGACCCAAGAGACGGAGATACCACCCTCTGTGACATACTGAAACTTGCTCTAGTTTGGGTCAGCGCGGGCCAAGTGCAGATACGTGTATTCCGCATTCATCTGTCTGAGCAGCTAGCTTTCTGCCTGTCGCCggttcttccgtcttctgcggTCACTGCGTCGACAGTGGCAACCACGGCTTCGCTGAGGCTACCCCGGTTGCCTAGATTGAGAGCCAGGAAACATACGCGTTCCTCAGCGTAACACCTTCCAATCCGATTTGGCCGTTTGCCTTGTTTATGCACACTCTTCGCAGTTTCAGCTCTTGCGTCTCGCCATTTTCAGACGACAGACGACAGCAGTTGCGAACTGAGTGCACACCGACGTGCCTGAACGCGTCTACCTGGCATCGCACGCCAAGCTGAACTCCATCTGCGGCTTCGGCGTCTAACTGTTCGCCAGTCTCGAAGACATCCACACAACGTCACTgcaggcgtctctgtctgtggCCCCAACTACTGCTCCGTCTGGCTTTCGCATCTACACACGCAGGTACGTGGAAGTGTCTCGAGTGTAAAGGAGTGGAATCAGTGAAGTATCGACTAGCGCGCAGGAGTGGCTGTTACGTTGCCGCAGGGGCTCTATAGCTCTTGACGCGCCGTGCCTCTCGGCCGTTTGCGGCCTTTGCGGCGTCGCCCATGCGCTTCCGCTGGAATCAAAGCTCCTAACGGTCGCGGCGACTGCGCGTCCAGTTCCAACGCGAGGACCACTGAGCTTGTCACGAAAAGGTTCCCGGAGCTCGTCCACCGTTGTCCCTCCCTCCCCCTCGTGTCAGGCTCTCTTCTGTGAGCGCGATGCGCCAGCTTCCCCCGCCATCCACTTTGTCTCTAGGTTCTTCCATTTGATTCGTGTTCATCATGCGAGTCACAGCGGGGACGTCACACACCGtccgtcgcgttctctgcgcctctcttccgtgttttttttctggggagtcTCCCCCCGCTAGCTCCCCCTCAAGGACACTGCCTTTCACGACCCGTCCCCGCGCCTCTTTGTTGCCTCTCGAGAAAGGTGTATCGACATCTTCCTGAATCCTGCATTTCGCTCGACGGGACGCGTGGGTGTCCGgcgctcgcctttccctcgaCATCCCTCCCCGCCCCCGTCTCAcaccgcgtttttttctcgccgtccctgCTCTAGAGCgggccgccttcttcgcgcctcgggGCTCAAGCCTCAACCATCTCGACTTCTTGCGAGAACTCGAGACGGTTCTTGAGGTGTTCAATCTTCTCGAGGAGAACCGGCGTCGTGCCTTTGGGGAAGACAGGGTGCGTCGCCTGGAACGGCCGCTGCGTGGGCGTCTCGTACTGGCGAATGTGCTGCGCACCCTCACGGGTAATAATGCACAGATCGATGTTTCCGCCACTCCCCAAATCGTTCAGGACACCAGCTTTGATGGCATCGCACACGAGggcctttccctcctccAGTGTCATGCCGTCCTTGTACCCTacgggaaaacagaaagggcTCCAGTGTCGAGTCAGAAACCGCGCGAAGCGCAGCAGACGCGAACGCGTAAAGTTTCCGCGTCGAGACGAAACTCTGTGGAACCGCAGTCCAGGCTACTACGGGGTTTTaaaaggagagggacgggGGCGTGCCGTCAAACGGTTGTCGCCGAAAAGCAGAAAGCCCAGCCACCCCACGCTGACATGAGACGCGAGCCGCGGCTGCTAGCCGAAAGAACCTGGGTTCGATCAGCCGCGACCCGCGTTCGAGGCCGAAACAGAAGACCGGCGACAGCAGAACCGCGCGAACACCCGACACCGCCTCGGACACGACTCCGACGGACTGTTCATGATGTGTATAACCTTTTCTAGGGAGACGACAGACACGGCAGTATCGTACGAGTCCGACCTAGGGGCGCGCCTCCTTGTCTCCAGACCCCGGCAGGTGctcgcctcccttcctcgcttcttctcttcctcgcttcttcgcctccctcgcgttcgtctccccACCTGCCTCGACGTCTTTCAACCGCCTGGTCGCCTTCACAGCCTCTTTCTTACCTGCCTCTAGGATGGCCATGGCATTCAGACTGCCGCTGCCCATGGCTGCAAAGTTCGAGCAGTCCGTGCTGCCGTGTGGATGAATTTTGTAGATATGTGGGCCCTTGAAATCGACGCCGCCGAGGACCACTGCGCAACCCTTGTACCCCTGACagcaaaaaggaaacgcTCAAATTTCGCACAGAGAAGCTGTTCGCGAcaccgaggaaagagagcttacgagaaaaagagaggaagccgcACTCTGCCGAACCCTCAACTGCATATGCCTGCAAACGCACCCCTGGCCGACAGTTCCACCACTCGGACTACGCCtacggagggagagagataTTTCCGTGCCATGCATGCGTCCCTGTGAATCTCTGCAGTGCGTTTGTGGGCTGGAGCGGGGACCGACGAACCGTCGTCCGCTGTCCAAAAGTgcggctcttcttttcgtttctccagaAAAGACAACCGGCTGCGGTTCGTCAGAGGGCATATCGAGTCCACGAATAGCTCCACGTAGAATAAAGATTCTCGCGTACCTGGTACTTGAAGAGCTCCTGGCTCAGAACGGAAACGGCcatggagacgcgaggctAAGGTGCGAGAAACACAAAAGTGACGGACGCAGAATGTGCCCAGTTTCGAGTCCAGAGCCGGCCAAGAGAGACTTCCACGTGACCGGCGTCGAAGACAACCGAgttcgagaggcgagggcgtcCACACACTGGAGCGTATTCATCCTCTACACAGTACGGGAAGTGCACACTAGGCGGCGAGCAGTGTTCCATGGAGGTTGAGTACGTCTAACGGCAAGAGACGAAACTCTCTCTTGTGAAGCGGACCGGGAGGCTTCTCCTTATCCTTTGAGGGTCAGAACGGCCGACGGGACAAAGAGGGATAAACGACAGTCTGCTGCCACAGTGCGTGCGTGGCAACCCACCCCGCGGAGTGTCTCGTCTGTCTGCCTCACACTGCTTCCTCGCAAGGAAAACACGGCTGCTTCTAGCGAATGTCTCGGGACTCGGAaagcgaaaagggaaagaccACCGTCCTGCACGAGGGACAGGCAACGCACCTGCGCATTGGTGTTGAGACGGTGCAATTCGACCTGAACGGCGAGCCAGTCGCACATGTGGTCCAGATCGGCAGCGGTGCCGGCTCCTGCGGCGTACATGTTATCGGCGATTCTGTGGAGTTTGCTGCAGTTTTTGTCGGCCACGATCGTGCCTTCCGTGGCGCGTGTGTCGGCGCCCAAAACGACCGCGCCGTTGCACACAACCCCGCAGATGGTCGTCCCTGTTTTTCGGGCGGGGGGCAACCCgggcggcgtcggcgagccTGCCGAGGAGGGACAACGCTTCGCCGCGTCCATGAGCAAACGGACATTTCTCTGGTGGTTGGAGAAGTCGTAGCCTCCGCGCTGGAGGGCCAACTGCGCGATGCTGTCCATCgtggaaaaggcagagagccACACGGTGGAGGCCGAAGGGTTGCAGCGAAAAAACGTAGGCACGACACGGAGCcgcacagcgagagagaaagctcGAGAACGGGACGGTTGAAAACGAACGGAGCTCCGAGGTGCGACAGGCCAGGATCAGACACCGACCAGAGACAACACGGCGGAAGACAAAGGCGGGGCAggcggtgtatgtacagggGAGTCGAATGCAAAgtgaaaggaaacgagaaacaggGAGGAAACGATGTGCACACAGGTTCAGGTGGAGAACGGCGGAAGAAATCCAAGAGAAAATAACGAGTGGCAGTCGCAGCGAGACACACTCAGTTCGGAAGATACACCGGTGTGACAGGGGAGTCGCAGGGTGGGTGGCCGCAGAGAGTCAGCCTTGCCGAGTGTCTTTTTGTCCTACAAATCCAGGACCACGGTTGCTCAAGACATTTCTGTGTGTGAAGCGTCCACACGCTAGGCCTtccagaggaaaggaggacaGGTAAAGTCGCCAagtgtctttttcttgcctctctgtgcctgcgcgcgtgcatgcaagaaGGCGCTCA from Neospora caninum Liverpool complete genome, chromosome XI encodes:
- a CDS encoding PsmB, related codes for the protein MDSIAQLALQRGGYDFSNHQRNVRLLMDAAKRCPSSAGSPTPPGLPPARKTGTTICGVVCNGAVVLGADTRATEGTIVADKNCSKLHRIADNMYAAGAGTAADLDHMCDWLAVQVELHRLNTNAQPRVSMAVSVLSQELFKYQGYKGCAVVLGGVDFKGPHIYKIHPHGSTDCSNFAAMGSGSLNAMAILEAGYKDGMTLEEGKALVCDAIKAGVLNDLGSGGNIDLCIITREGAQHIRQYETPTQRPFQATHPVFPKGTTPVLLEKIEHLKNRLEFSQEVEMVEA